One genomic region from Reichenbachiella ulvae encodes:
- a CDS encoding calcium/sodium antiporter, with product MVYVLFLVGFFLLIKGADLLVDGASSIAKRNNIPELVIGLTIVSFGTSLPELIVNLMASFDGSSELAVGNVFGSNIANVLLILGVSALIKPLPIKKSIYFTEIPISLVATFMVGFLANANLFVDTKGLSLSQVDGIILLFFFAMFMAYIYVISNERDGIPDMQPVETSQDLLPRRKAVIFVLIGAVGLFLGGKWVVDGAIHLAHMFGLSETFIGLTVVAIGTSLPELVTSAVAVTKGQTDMAVGNVIGSNIFNLLWILGFSALLKPLPFDVANNSDIMMVILASTLLIMSVIVGKKTRIDRWEGAIFLAVYFGYLTFLVMRG from the coding sequence ATGGTTTATGTGTTGTTTTTGGTCGGCTTTTTTTTATTGATCAAGGGTGCTGACTTGTTAGTGGATGGAGCTTCCTCCATCGCAAAAAGAAATAATATTCCTGAACTTGTTATTGGTTTGACCATCGTTTCTTTCGGAACGAGCTTACCAGAATTGATCGTCAACCTCATGGCCAGTTTTGATGGCAGTTCTGAATTGGCGGTAGGTAACGTGTTTGGTAGCAACATCGCCAACGTGCTGCTGATTCTGGGTGTATCTGCCTTGATCAAGCCGCTACCTATTAAAAAGAGTATTTACTTCACCGAGATACCTATTTCATTGGTCGCCACTTTTATGGTGGGCTTTCTGGCCAACGCCAATTTGTTTGTAGATACCAAAGGCCTGTCCCTTAGTCAGGTAGACGGGATTATCCTACTGTTCTTTTTTGCCATGTTTATGGCCTATATCTATGTGATCTCAAACGAAAGAGATGGAATCCCAGACATGCAACCTGTAGAGACCTCTCAGGACCTGCTACCTAGACGAAAAGCAGTGATTTTTGTCCTGATTGGAGCCGTGGGGTTATTCTTAGGAGGTAAATGGGTAGTGGATGGAGCCATTCACCTGGCACATATGTTTGGATTGAGCGAAACCTTCATTGGCTTGACTGTAGTCGCCATCGGTACCTCTTTGCCAGAGTTGGTGACATCAGCAGTGGCCGTGACCAAAGGGCAAACCGATATGGCAGTAGGTAATGTGATCGGCTCCAATATCTTCAACCTTTTGTGGATTTTGGGTTTTAGTGCCCTTTTGAAGCCACTGCCTTTCGATGTGGCCAACAACAGTGATATCATGATGGTGATCCTCGCCAGTACCCTGTTGATCATGTCTGTGATCGTGGGTAAGAAGACGCGAATCGATCGATGGGAGGGTGCTATCTTCCTGGCGGTATATTTTGGTTACCTGACCTTCCTGGTCATGAGAGGATAA